The genomic segment ATTCTCACGGGTGATTTCAATACGCTGCCAGGCTCGCCTCCGTACAACATTTTGATTGGAAAAGGGACGCAGACCCGTCCCGTGTTTCTCGATGCACACAAGCATTCAGTACAAAAACCGACCGGTCCAGATTCAACTTGGAACGGTTTCAAAGAAATTGAACCTAATCGCCGGATTGATTTTGTTTTCACCACGAAATCGGTCAAAGTCAAACGGCTCCAGACGCTTGACGACCAGCGAGACGGCCGCTTCCCTTCCGATCACCTGCCGATTATCACAGAGCTTGAATTCCTACAGGAGTGACCTGCCACTCCATCCATTTTTTCCCAAAGGATATCGAATGAGTCACGAGGACAAACCATGTCCTGATTGCGATGGCACCTTGAAGGCCGTCAGGCTGATCGACAATGATTTCGGCAGGCAGCGAGAGGTTGAATACACGGTTCCTAAAGCAAAGAAGGAATTTTGGAGCAGCAGATTCCCGATTGCAGGCAAAGTCGCCGCTTTCGTATGCGATTCGTGTGGAAGAATGCTCTTCTACGCTCAGAGCAAGGAGTAAGCAATCTACGATGGAATGGATGGACTGGTACAACAACTTGGCGAAACCTTCATGGACACCCACCGGGTCCACGATTGGGTTGATCTGGCAGATTCTCTACCCGATTATCATCGCCTCATTCGGCTATGTATTCGTGCAGGCGTTTCGCAAGAAGGTGCCGTGGATCGTCGCACTTCCGTTTGCCATGAATCTCGTGGTGAACCTGATTTTCACCCCCATTCAATTTGGGATGCGAAATCTGCCGTTGGCAGCGGTGGACATTTTGATCGTGTGGGGCACAATCATTTGGATGACGGTGGCAATCTGGCGGCATTATCGTTGGGTGGCTGTGGCG from the Symmachiella macrocystis genome contains:
- a CDS encoding TspO/MBR family protein: MEWMDWYNNLAKPSWTPTGSTIGLIWQILYPIIIASFGYVFVQAFRKKVPWIVALPFAMNLVVNLIFTPIQFGMRNLPLAAVDILIVWGTIIWMTVAIWRHYRWVAVAQVPYFVWVSIATYLQLSITWMNWGE